The Primulina eburnea isolate SZY01 chromosome 18, ASM2296580v1, whole genome shotgun sequence genome segment aatttcaattttagtcaCGTATCTTccgattttttaaaattttagtcgTTTTTCATCAGGAATATTGATGTGTCACTACACACGTCACCGCGACATCACACTACATTATTGCCACATCATGGAAAAGATTAAAATGGCAAAAAAAAAGATAGCCGACTAAAACTTAAATTTGAACGTTTTTGGTGGAAAAAATGTAATGAAAGACCCCCATTGAATTGAATTGAGTCCATAAATCTGAGAAAAAGTGAGAATTCTCGATCTCCCTCGATTCGAAAATCCAGGATTTGAATTGATGTCCTTTCATTGATTCCTTTAAATTACATTGACTTATCCTAAAAACTCATTTCAATTGGAATTTGGTTATATTACCAAAATTTAATTGTGATATTTAACCACTTTATAATTTAACAATATCACAATTGTTGCATTTTCATATCAAAAAACACTTTAAATTTGAATAAGAGAAAAAGGACTACTCTGATCTTAGCCACGAGTGATGGAGCCACTTCCCTTATCATAAATATCTCCAAATATCCCTTCTCTCCTTAGCTTTTCTTCCTTGGATTTCCGACAAAAAATCACCCAAGAATTCACTTCCAATGCAATGCAAACGCCTAGTAGCGTCGAAAGCAACAAACAATACGCTAATTTAGCATAAGATGTGTCCTCTCCCATGATTTCGAATCCTTGGAAAACATTAATAACACCTAACAAAACACAAGCATATCCAACAAAATGGTGATAGGATTTCCAATACTTTCTAAATTTGTGTGTAGTTTTAGGCCTGAACAAAAGTGCAAGAGTTTGCAACCACCCTAAACAAAAAGCCGCGAACGCGAGTTTCCGATGCAGCCCAAAAACTCGGCCTGGTGATAGTTCCCCTAGTTTGATCCCAATGGAGAATCCCACCGTTCCTAAGAAAACAGCCAGGATTTGTATCCCTGCATGAGCATAGAACCATGTAGGTCCTATGGCTTGTATGTGCCTTAGATATCGGGCCGTGACCACCCCTATGGGAAGCAGAATCCCCCAAGAAATGGCATTGAGGATCCCATGCACTATTTTGAGTGTTCTAGGATCGGTACTTGACTTGGCTGATGTGCCTGAAAGGACATCTATTGTTATGATGGAAGAAAGATCGTTTAATGTAGTTGGATGGATCGTTGGGGAGTAGCCTTGCACGTATAGGCCGCGGTTCCAAACGAAATGGATTTTGGTTTTGTTTGTTGGGACCTTTAATGTGGTATAGATTTGGATGGTGGCGCCGTCATATATGGTGGCCATACGGCCACCATACAGAGTGACAGAAGAAGAGAGGACATGGATGTCTAGAGGTCGGGATAGGAGGGCGTTTTTTTGTAGCTTGACTGTTGGATCCAGGATATATGGTAGCAGGACAATCTGGCCTGAGTTGGGATCTGGGAACGTGATCAAGGCTCGCGTTCCGGTCATCTCGGGGGAGATCGGATTGATGCCCCATCCGACCCACCCGGAGGGCGAAATGAAGGTGCCAAAGAAGGCTAGATCAAGAGTTGCATTGTGGGGGTGGAATGACCAAGCCAGGGAAGCTTGTTGAGTAGGAAGCGTGATGCATCTTTCGAAGGTTTTCGAGGCCGTCTTGGTAGTGCAACGAGACGAAAAGGCGACATTAGCATGAAGGGATAGAACAATGTGGAATAGCAAGACAATCAGCATGATGTTGCTGAAACAATAACAAGTTGAATCCTGAAATTGTGCAGTGTGTTGTTCTTCAACATATAATATGCTGAAAGATGTGCTGAGTTTTGCATGTTTCTAGCAACTAGTCCATGCAATAAATCATGAAAAAGACACATTGAATCCTTAACTTTGAAGAGAAGGCAATGGAATGATGTAATAATTACTGATCATAGTTGAACATATTTCTAGCCATTGGTCCATGTAAAAAATCATGAAAAAGACTAATTGAATCCTTGTCTTTGAAGAAACGGAAATCTCTATTATGATAACCACTATAACCAATCGTGAGCAAGAAGTGATTTCCTGATGTAATTAGTATAAATCAGACTTTAGTTCACTTGATTTAATGCACAGAAACAGGTCCACTCTCAATATTGTATTCTGGTGTCACTCATTAGCAAGTAATTAAGTTACTAAATAAGGGGCATTTGGGTGATTGACCTGTATAATATGTTATCAAATTTGAGTCTTAGTCTTTAatgattcaatttttttaaatttttcgatATTTTTCATCAGGAGTGGTGATATCTGTGTGCGACACTGCAAACATCAGCGCTACGTCGAACAAATGACTAAAATtaccaataataataataaagataaCATACCAATACGAAATTTGACGACACATTACTAATGTCGCAAAAACGCAAACATacgttattaaaaaaaatacaaacgtCCTTAAAAAAAGTCATTTTTGAATTTCTATATCAATTCCCTTGCCCACTGAGGCTATGTTTTATATTCTCAAATCTCATATTACAAATGACATGGTCTAAAGCAAATTCTACTTCTAATTTGAACTTTACTAGAAAAGAAAGAGAGTATTTCCTCTGAAGTCTGAACTCTTGTGCGACATTCTCTCCTTGCTTTGAATAAAACTTTGATAAAGGAAAAGAATTCATTATAAAGTTGATTAAGACATCTCATGTAGCATACTTTTTGACAATGCAATTCCTCTTCCACATTTGtttcattacatgatcataGGATTCCTTCCTTGAAGAAACCAGACAATCTGTTCTCATTAGAAACCAGTAACATCCGCAGTTTTTTTCCAAGAACGTGCCATCGACAATGGGGGAAGCTGCAAGATCACTCGGGGACGCGTCATTGAACAGCATTGTGttagaaatattattttctaCAATGAGCTTACATATTTAAATaacaattatattatatatactatCTAATTAATTTTGAGTCTAATAAGTGATTTATAAAGTCTActcaattatatatttaaagtaTGGAATTTAATGTGTAGAAATCATATAATATTAGGATTGATGGGATTCTAATGAAAGGGTGCCCCTCATTGAAGGGACACATTGAATGGTTGTAGTCCCCAAACCAAATCTATATAAATACATGTAGTTATTCTTCCTTCCCCATTTTCAAGAGAGGACTAAGGAAATTCTAATAGGAATCAAAAGTGAGAAACTTGTTGATCTATTGAAGAATTAAGGAGATTTGGTTGTGGAAGGCTTCATCCAAgacaatttatttattatggATTCCGgtatgttttatagtatttatttcTGATAATTTGACATGAATGTTTAAAGATCTTGTTGTGGTTATGAAATTTAAAGtgccaacaagtggtatcagagccatcaTTCATGGCATattattgaaattttttttttttttcggatAGCAGCCTTCTATGTGCATTTGTTTGTTTCTACTTTCCTTGCCAATTTACGGTTCACGTACAGTGGGTTAGCACATATGCAATTTATGTACTGTGTCTTATTAATGCTGTGTATATATATGGCCTTGTGATGGATTCCGTGCATCATTTGAAATTTGATTACTGTTGCGAGAATTCCTTGCCAACTTGTTTATAccgtaagtttttttttaatttgatttgagtatggaTTAATAATTGCTAAACATATCTTGTTTCATGCATATTATTCCAACCGCTCATCCATCACCAATGGTTGCACCATTTCATTAGTTGTGGCCAAGTGAAAGTTGCATCATTTCATGGagtcatatttttattaaaggcTTTTCATGCTTTATAAATGATTATTTTCATTTGCATTTTCACATCAATTATTGTTACTCTTAAATTTATTTCTACATGCGAATTTTAAGCCTTAGCGCTTAAAATCCAAATTTACAAGATATAAACTCTTGAGTTTGGATTTTCTAAGCTTATACGCTTAAATTCGAACTTTAGAATTAAATTCGAGAGTTATCTTTTAGTTTCGGATTTTTTAAGCAATTGCGCTTAAATCCAAGTTTTACAAGATATATACTCTTGAATTTGGATTTTTAAGTTTAACGCTTAGAATTCGAAATTAGAAAGTTCAAATTTGGCCGGTATGGGGCGGCGATGGTGGTCATAGTGGGTGAGGGATAACGGTTAAGgtataaaaatcaaataaatattaattaattaattactagtttgattgattaattaattaatcataaaatgatttatttctttttaatcataattattatatgaattggattattgtttttttaatcTATATGACAAATTCAATTCATTTAATATCCAATCTTATGGATTATtttgttataatattttaatataaattgatTGAAATTATATGTTGCCAAAGTAACCTCTATAATgtagatttatttattttgaaatattataaTGTGTGTCTactatttatgaaaatatgatcgGCCCAAAGGAAGATTATTATTTGGTCAAATAATAGACATGTTAATTAGTGTACggtaatttttaaattattttacattATAAATATTAAGTCGGTCCAAAGAAAGACTTACTATTTGagtaaatttaattaattaagtatttGATTACCATGTCAAGAGTACCATTTGCAATTGATATTTTTTCCAAAGATTAAATGTCAATGTTGTGTTAGGTATCTTGTTTTCGGGCCCACCATTATGTGGAGtatttaatcatatcatatgtgtgtttatttatttattttataattatgatgTGATTATGAATTGCGAGcatgatattttatgttttatttgttCAGTCAATACTTCTGCTTCTACTATATCTGCTAGTATCAATTCCGTTCCTGTGCTTAATGGCACAAACTTCAAGAATTGGAAAGAGAATGTCATGATTGTTTTGGGTTGTATGGACTTGGACTTTGCGCTTCGGGAGGAACGACCTGTACCTCTTACTGAAGGGGGTTCTGCCGATGAAAAGGCGAACATGGATAAATGGGATCGTTCTAATCGCATGAGTCTTATGATCATGAAACGCTCTATTCCTGAAACCTTTCGGGGCTCTATGTCCGAGGAGAAAGTTGCTACTAAGTTCTTAGAGGAAATAGAACAACGTTTTGCAAAGAATGAAAAGGCCGAGACAAGTACTCTTTTGGCTAATCTTGTGTCCATGAAATATAAAGGAAAAGGGAACATAAGAGAGTACATAATGGAGATGTCTCATATCGCTTCCAAACTAAAGGCACTGAAGCTACAATTATCCGATGATTTGTTGGTGCATTTAGTTTTGATTTCTCTCCCTATGCAATACAGTCATTTTAAGGTGAGTTATAATACTCAAAAGGATAAATGGACTCTTAATGAGCTCATATCTCACTGTGTGCAAGAAGAAGAGAGAATAAAGCGAGAAAGAATCGAAAGTGCAAATTTAGCAACTGCCTTTAAGgacaagaaaagaaaaagaggaaAAGAAGCTGCAGTTGGGACATCAAACAACAAGAAGCAAAAGAAACAGAATACAGAAATTAGATGTTTCTTTTGCCGCAAAGTTGATCACTTAAAGAAAGATTGTCCCAAGTATGCCAACTGGCGTATCAAGAAAGGTTCGCTTCTCAATTTAGTATGTTCTGAAGCTAATTTGAGTTCTGTACCTAAACACACTTGGTGGATAGATTCTGGTGCTACTACTCACATAAGTGTGTCTATGCAGGGTTGCCTGTGGAGCCGACGGCCAAATGATGCTGAAAGATTCATCTATGTGGGCAATGGTGAAACAGCGGCAGTAGAGGCTATAGGAACTTTTAGGTTGTTATTAAAGACAAGTCATTATTTGAATTTGGAAGAGACTTATGTTGTACCGTCTTTTAGACGGAATTTAATTTCAATTTCTCTTTTGGACAAATTTGGTTACTCTTGTTCATTTGGAAATaataaatttagtctttttcataattcaaatctcATTGGTACTGGTTCTTTATCTTTACATGACAACTTATATTTATTGGATACTATTGTCTCATTTAATGAAACCTTGCAAACAAGTTCACATGGTACAAAACGAAAATTAATTGATAAAGATTCCGTCACACTATGGCATAAGCGTTTGGGTCATATTTCTAAAGAAAGAATTCAAAGACTTGTGTCGGATGGAATCCTTGATCCCCTTGATTTtacaaattttcaaatttgtaTTGAGTGTATAAAGGGGAAACAGACAAACACAAGAAAATTAGGTGCAAACAGATGCTTGGATGTCTTAGAACTAATTCAtactgatatttgtggaccatttCCTACAGCTTCGTGGAATGGCCAACAATATTTTATTACGTTCATAGACGATTATTCAAGATATGGGTACCTATATTTAATCCATGAGAAGTCTCAAGCATTAGACGTATTTAAGATTTTCaaagctgaagttgaaaatcaacttGGCAAGAAAATTAAAGCCGTCAAATCTGACCGTGGTGGAGAATACTATGGCAGATATGATGGATCTGGTGAACAACGTCAAGGACCTTTCGCAAAATACCTAGAGGAATGCGGTATCGTCCCGCAATACACAATGCCGGGCAAACCCAGCATGAATGGTGTTGCTGAAAGACGAAATAGAACGCTTAAGGATATGGTTAGAAGTATGATTAGTCATTCTTCTTTGCCAGAATCTCTCTGGGGAGAAGCTTTGAAAACTGCAGTTTATATCCtcaatcgagttcctagcaaagCAGTTGCGAAAACCCCTTATGAACTATGGACAGGCAAAAAGCCAAGTATTAAGCATCTTCATATTTGGGGTTGTCCAGCAGAGGCAAGACCTTACAAGCCTCATGAAAAGAAACTGGACTCTAGAACTGTAAGTTGCTACTTTGTTGGTTACTCTGAGTGCTCAAGGggttttaaattttatgttcCTACTACTAAGAATATTTTTGAGACAGGAAATGCAAGATTTCTTGAGGAAGTTGAGTTTGTGGAGGGAGATAAAGTTAGAAATATTGCCTTTGAAGAGGAATTTGTTAATATTCCTTTTATTGCAATTGATAATGGTCAAGACGTTATTCAAAATGCAAATTCGGATAATCAAGGCAATATAGAAAAACCACAAAATATAGAAACAACTTCTGTAGTGCAAACTCAACAATCTGAAGAAAATATGCCATTACGAAGATCCACTAGAGAAAGGAGAACTGCAATTTCGGATGACTATTTtgtttttctccaagaaaatgaaaatgatatAGGCATGGTGGAAGATCCAATCAACTTTCATCAAGCCAAACAAAGTCCCAATTCTCAAAAGTGGATAGATGCAATGAATGATGAGATGAAATCCATGATGGAAAATGACGTTTGGGATCTCGTTGAATTGCCTGAAGGTGTCAAACCTATTGGTTGTAAATGGATATTTAAAACCAAAAGGAATTCAAAAGGCAATATCGAGAAATATAAGGCACGTCTAGTTGCCAAGGGGTTCACTCAAAAAGAAGGCATCGATTATAAAGAGACTTTCTCTCCTGTTTCAACGAAAGACTCTTTTAGAATCATAATGGCACTTGTAGCTCATTTTGACTTAGAGTTAcatcagatggatgttaagactgCGTTTCTTAATGGTAACCTTGATGAAACGATATACATGACGCAACCAGAAAACTTTGTATCAGGCGACCCAAAGAAAATGGTTTGCAAACTAAAGAAATCCAtctatggtctcaaacaagcttcTCGTCAATGGTATCACAAATTCCATCAAGTAATTATCTCATTCGGTTTTGAGGTAAACAAAGTTGATGATTGTGTATATCATAAgttcagtgggagtaaataCATATTTCTGGTATTATATGTCGATGATATCATACTTGCTAGTAATGATATAGGCTTATTGCACGAAACCAAGAGATATCTGACCAAGAATTTTGAGATGAAAGATCTTGGGGACGCCTCTTTTGTATTAGGTATACAAATACATCGAGATCGCCATCGATGCATTCTTGGGTTATCACAAAAGAGCTATATCGAAAGAATTCTTGATAGATTCGGCATGAAAGCATGTTCTCTAGGAGACACCCCTGTTGCTAAAGGGGATAAATTTAGTTTGAGTCAATGCCCCAGAAATGAGTTGGAACAAAAGGATATGCAGAAAATTCCTTATGCATCAATTGTAGGAAGTTTGATGTATGCCCAAGTATGTACGCGTCCAGATATTGCGTTCATTGTGGGAATGCTAGGCAGATATTTATGTAATCCAGGGATGGATCACTGGAAAGCAGCCAAACGAGTTATGCGTTATTTGCAAAGAACAAAAGATCACATGCTCACTTATCGGAAATCAGATAATTTAGAGATCATTGGgtattctgattctgattttgCTGGATGCCAAGATAGTAAAAGATCCACTTCAGGctatatttacttgttagcCGGAGGGGCTATTTCATGGAAAAGTGCTAAGCAGACACTCGTAGCTTCATCCACTATGGCGGCAGAGTTTGTTGCTTGTTACGAGGCATCTAATCATGGGATATGGTTGAGAAATTTTGTCACTGGGCTGCGTGTTGTGGATAACATTGAAAGACCGTTAAAGATATACTGTGACAATAATTCGGCAGTACTTTATTCCAATAACAACAGAAGTTCTTCGAAATCGAAGCATATAGACATCAAGTTTCTTGTTGTTAAAGAAAGAGTTCAGAGTCGTCAAATTACTATAGAACATATTGGGACAAACTTTATGATCGCGGATCCGCTTACCAAAGGATTACCACCTAAGGTCTTTCACGAGCATACTGCTCATATGGGTGTTGTACTATTTGATGATGTACATGTTTAGTGGGAGTTTGTATTTTGATGTTCTTTGGTacatatatacatttttatgtTTGTGTTCTGAAGAATAAATTATTTGGTTCAAATTCTTAAACTCTGAATGTTActtatgatttatttgatctcATTAAAGAATAATTTTGGACTAGTTGGAATTAGGCATGTTGATCACATTGCATGTAATTTCCATGCTACACATCCATACTTGATCTATGTCATTGAATATATCAGTAAGGTGACCATTGATGGATCTAGTTACGAATTAATGTAACAAAGATCGCTTTGATTCCATTCTGATATATTAGATGGACCAGATTGTTGCTAAGAAAATTGGATAGTTAATTTTGCGCATTAAAGTCCATATAATATAATTGATCAAGAAACATATGAAgcccaagtgggagattgttagaaatattattttctaCAATGAGCTTACATATTTAAATaacaattatattatatatactatCTAATTAATTTTGAGTCTAATAAGTGATTTATAAAGTCTActcaattatatatttaaagtaTGGAATTTAATGTGTAGAAATCATATAATATTAGGATTGATGGGATTCTAATGAAAGGGTGCCCCTCATTGAAGGGACACATTGAATGGTTGTAGTCCCCAAACCAAATCTATATAAATACATGTAGTTATTCTTCCTTCCCCATTTTCAAGAGAGGACTAAGGAAATTCTAATAGGAATCAAAAGTGAGAAACTTGTTGATCTATTGAAGAATTAAGGAGATTTGGTTGTGGAAGGCTTCATCCAAgacaatttatttattatggATTCCGgtatgttttatagtatttatttcTGATAATTTGACATGAATGTTTAAAGATCTTGTTGTGGTTATGAAATTTAAAGTGCCAACACATTGTACGTAGAATGGTTAGCCTTCCCCGGAGCATATTAGGTGGTTTTTCACGGGCCGTGAATCAAGGAATAGACTTAATCTGTATAGGAGATAGACATAGCCAGAATCATCAGCATAATGTCCATCCGAACTATCCGCTTCACTATCCTCCTCAGCAACCTCAAATGGTCCAAGAAGAATGGGCTTTCCTTGCAAGATTCGAGCAGCAATATGGAAATACTCATCCCTTTTTCTACGCTTGCCGGTTTGCGAATGCTTTAAAGATTGCTCAAGAAGAGCATAAGTTCTTGTTCATGTATATTCATTCCCCAGACCATCCTTTCACTCCCTCTTTCTGCAGAGAGACACTTTGTTCAGAGGTGACAGTACAGTTTCTTGATGCAAACTTTGTTAGCTGGGGCGCACTTGCTGGTGGAGGAGAGGGCATGCATATGGCTGCTGCTTTAAGGGCTGCTAGCTTTCCATTTTGCGCTGTGGTTGCTCCGGCTTCTGGTGATAATTTAGCGGTTCTGCAACAGGTGAGTTCGATTAAGAAGATTTCCGAGAGAATTTACTCAACAAAATGTACTTTATAAACTGTGCTAGGGACTTGAAAGTTTGGTCACTAGTTTTGCTTCTTTTGTACAGATGGAAGGACCAGTCTCCCCAGGTGAATTGGTGGAAATTTTACAGAGGACGTTGGAAGAACAAGGATTAGCATTCGGGAGTGGCAGGGCTAAACAGCAAGAGAAGGCAAATTCGAATCGCCGATTGAGAGAAGAGCAAGATGCTGCTTATCTTGCATCTCTTCAGATAGATAGAGTACATGattcttttcaaattcaaataatttttagatTGCTAATGAAGGGGCTATCTGCTTTTTCCAAACTTCATGTTATGTCTTCTAAAATCATTAAACCTTCCCCTCATACGATTTTGTGAGTCTGACCTTGAAAATAATGGGAATGACATTCTATTGCCTAGCCAAAATGTGGGTTGAGGG includes the following:
- the LOC140819596 gene encoding cytochrome b561 and DOMON domain-containing protein At2g04850, producing MLIVLLFHIVLSLHANVAFSSRCTTKTASKTFERCITLPTQQASLAWSFHPHNATLDLAFFGTFISPSGWVGWGINPISPEMTGTRALITFPDPNSGQIVLLPYILDPTVKLQKNALLSRPLDIHVLSSSVTLYGGRMATIYDGATIQIYTTLKVPTNKTKIHFVWNRGLYVQGYSPTIHPTTLNDLSSIITIDVLSGTSAKSSTDPRTLKIVHGILNAISWGILLPIGVVTARYLRHIQAIGPTWFYAHAGIQILAVFLGTVGFSIGIKLGELSPGRVFGLHRKLAFAAFCLGWLQTLALLFRPKTTHKFRKYWKSYHHFVGYACVLLGVINVFQGFEIMGEDTSYAKLAYCLLLSTLLGVCIALEVNSWVIFCRKSKEEKLRREGIFGDIYDKGSGSITRG
- the LOC140819874 gene encoding plant UBX domain-containing protein 10-like, with protein sequence MVSLPRSILGGFSRAVNQGIDLICIGDRHSQNHQHNVHPNYPLHYPPQQPQMVQEEWAFLARFEQQYGNTHPFFYACRFANALKIAQEEHKFLFMYIHSPDHPFTPSFCRETLCSEVTVQFLDANFVSWGALAGGGEGMHMAAALRAASFPFCAVVAPASGDNLAVLQQMEGPVSPGELVEILQRTLEEQGLAFGSGRAKQQEKANSNRRLREEQDAAYLASLQIDREKSMMKNPTSSENSVPKQENSNHSSATSKLPTTLKSSSTKAEASYKPKTSKTKNSEPTKILIRFPNGERREHSFLCTDKIKAIYRYIDSLGLEGVANYRLISNFPRKVYGADQMGMTLKDSGLHPKASLFLEIL